The window TGGCTGCCCTCGGCGGCAAACACTCCGGAACAGCCCGCGAGGCTGCCGGAAAGGGCAACGCTCGCCGCGGCGAGAAAATCACGCCGACCGAGATCGGTCGGCAGCGACGCCGTGGTTTCTCTCGACATCATCGGATCGAAGAGCTACAGTAGGTAAGTAGACTACTATGATTGCTATATAGTGGTATGTAACACATGGAGCGAGTGTCAGCACCGCGACTGGTACCCGTTTCAGGATAGTCAACGGGTACGTGTGATAATTGTCGACACAGGTGTCGAGAAAATGTGGGTCGCCCAGGAGGCAGAACGGTACACTCACGGATTGCACGACGATAGCGCCCTTCAGAGCGACAAACGACCGCATACAGAGCAAAGAGTGTCCTCAGAGGGCGACGCTACCGAGGGATGTGACGAGACGAAGACGCGAACTCAGAGTCAGCTCCGTTCGAGAAGAAGATGTTGGCTCGAGAGGAACGATATCGGCTCGAGAGGGAAGATGTTGGCTCGAGAGGAACGATATCGGCTCGAGAAGATTGGTGTCGGCTCGCGTCCTACTCGCTATCCGACCGGGAGAGTGTCAGCCGTTATCCGAACTTGCCGGTGATGTAGTCCTCGACGCGGTCGCTCTCGGGGTTCTCGAAGATCTTGTCCGTGTCGTCGAACTCCACGAGGTGGCCGCCGGTCAGGAAGACGGCGGTCTTGTCCGAGATTCGGGCGGCCTGCTGCATGTTGTGAGTAACGATCACGACCGTGTACTCCTCGGCGAGTTCCTCGACGAGGTCTTCGATCTTGGAGGTCGCGACCGGGTCGAGTGCCGAGGCCGGTTCGTCCATCAGAATGACTTCCGGATCCGGCGCGATCGCCCGAGCGATGCAGAGACGCTGCTGTTGGCCCCCCGATAGGTCTAGGCCGCTCGAGTCGAGTTGGTCCTCGACTTCCTCGAGCAGCGCCGCCCGCTCGAGGGCGGTGTGTACCTGTTCATCGACGTCGTCTTCCATGCCCTGAACGCGGAGGCCGTAGGCGACGTTGTCGTAGATGCTCTTCGGGAAGGGGTTGGGCTTCTGGAAGACCATGCCGATCTTCCGCCGCAGGGCGACGGGGTCGACGTCCTCGTCGTAGACGTTCTTCCCGCGGAAGAACAGGTCGCCCTCGACGCGGGCGATATCGATGAGGTCGTTCATCCGGTTGATCGAGCGCAGGAACGTAGACTTTCCACACCCGGAGGGGCCGATCAGTGCCGTCACGCCCTTCTCGGGAATGTCCATATTGATGCCGTGAAGCGCTTGGTCGTCCCCGTAGTAGACGTCGAGATCTCGCGCCTCGATGACGGCGTTGTCGACGCGCGGCGAGCCGAGCGGCTTGTCCGTGTTCGGCATTTCCACGCCGCCGCTTCCCGCCCCCATCGTCGAAGACTGCCCTGTGGTTTCGGCGGTGGATTCCTCGCTACTCGCGTGAGCGCCGGCCGCCTCAGCGGTCGCGCCGAGAACGTTCCCCTGTCCGGACGTGACCGACGCGAGTGCCGATTTCAGTCCGCCGAGTCGATCGTTCCGTTCGTCGCTCATTGTCGGCATCGAATGCCGGACGCCGTAAATAGGATACTATGTCTCCTATATAGGTCTATAGTGTGTTACTGTCCCCGTCCGCTTGCTGGCGATTGGCGGAGACAGTGACTAGTATCGCACCCGTTCGTTCATGTTTACCGCCGTTCACGATCCCTCCGTGGCGATTCGGTCGACGGCAGGGTTCGTCGGCTCGAGCCAGAAGGCGGTTGGGACGGCAACAACGGTTCCACTACCGGAGCGTGTCGCTTTCTATATACTGGTCCGCGAGTCAACAGGTATATTTCGGTCGGTCGTCGTATCGTCCGCTGGACCGCCTCAATACCCGATCCGTCCACCCCGAATGCGACACGGAGTCTCTATAGATTGTACTACGCTTATGGTCGTGGGACTCTGACAGCCAGGTTATGGAGACGCGCAAGGTACAGGTCACGGGCGGGTCGACCTACACCGTCTCGCTGCCGAAGGATTGGGCGACCGACAACGGCGTTAGTTCCGGAACGACCGTCGAGTTTTACCCCGAAGACGATTCGCTACTGCTGACGCCCCAGAGCGAAAGCGAACGCCAGGAGGGGACCCTCGACGTGTCCGATCTCGAGGGAGAGCGACTCACCCGGGCCGTGATGACGATGTACGTCAGCGGCTTCGATATCATCCGCCTCGAGGCGGGCCGGATCACGACCGACCAGCGCCGGGCGATCCGGGACGCAACCCAGAGCCTGGTCGGCGTCGAAGTGCTCGAGGAGACCAACGACAGCGTCGTTATCCAAGATCTGCTCGATTCGTCGGAGTTGTCGATCGTCAACGCCGTCTCCCGGATGCGCCTGATCGCAACCTCGATGCTCGCCGACGCGGTCACCGCCCTCGTCGAGAACGACGACGACATCGCCCTGGACGTCATCGAGCGCGACGACGACGTCGACCGGCTGTGGCTCGTCGTCTCCCGTATCTTCCGGGCAACGCTGCGCTCGCCCCGCGCCGCCGAGGAACTCGGCGTCCCCCGCGAGGACTGTTTCGACTTTCACTCCAGTGCCCGCCAACTCGAGCGCGTCGCGGACCACGCCGCCAAGATCAGCAACCTCGCGCTCAAACTCGACGAGATTCCCGAAGACGTCGCCGAGGCGCTGACGGCGCTGCACAACGACGCCTCGGACGTTCTCGAGAAGTCGATGGACGCACTGTTTGCCGACGACAGCAGCGAGGCGAACGAACTCGGCCACGCGGCCCGGCAGGCCGTCCTCGAGATCGACGAACACACGCGCCGAATCGACGATATGCTTCGGGACCTCGCACCCGTGCAGGCTCAGTCGCTCGGGCTGATCGTCGACTCGCTCTCTCGCAGCGCCGACTACGGCGGCAACATCGCCGAGACGGCACTGCAGAAAGCGGCCCCGCGCCCCTGATTCGAAAATCGCTCGGTTGAGTAGGACCTCGAGCGACGATGAGATAATCCGATTTATCGACTCTCTCGAGAACCGCCGTCGCGTCCGCTATCGAGTCGAGAACTGATCCGTCGCGAAGCGAGCGGATCGGAGAAGTGAGTGGTCGTTACTCGTCGAGGAGCACGGCGTTGACCTGACCGGTCTGACCGGGACGGGAGGTCACGCGGGCGCGGCCCTCGGAGGTTTCGATGACGGCGCCTTTCGTGATGATGTTCCGTCGGACGTAGTTGGGGTTGGCCTCGTTCTCGACGACGTCCTCGATTTCGGCGGAAACCGTCTCGCCGCCCTTGTTGACGCTGGCGACGTCGGTCGCGAGCGCACGGGTCTTCGTGCCGTTGCCGTGGACGTCGATGGTTCGGAAGCGGGGTTCGCCGACCTGCGTTTCGGTCGGCAGGCGCCCGAGTTCGTCCTTGCGGCGCTTGCGAACGTTCTTCAGTCGACCGCCGGTGCGCTTGCGCGTAGAGCGTCCCTGGTCTTGCATACGCGGGAAAAGTCTCGGCGAATACTTGAATGCACGCTTTCCGCTCGAGCGGGGCGACTCGAGTAGCGGATGTCGAGAGACGACGTCGGAACTGAGGCCGACGCTCACTCGTCGGCGACTAAACAGTAGGCGTGGCCGGGCGTCTCGAGCACGGTCTCTTCGTCATCGTCGTAATAGTTCGAGAAGGCGCCCCGCTCGGCGTAGTAGATCCGGCCGTCGCGGGGAATCGCGCCGCCGGTGACGTGCCCCCGGTTTTCGACGCGCCATCGGCGCTCGCCGGTTTCGCGGTCGAGTGCGTAGAGGTGGGTGTCGTAGGAGCCGACGAGGATCGTCTCGGCGGTAGCCGTAATTGAGCCGATGACGCGACCGTTGACGTCCGCCGACCACAGCTCCTCCCCGGTGTCGGTATCGAGCGCGTAGACGTGGTGGTCGTCGCTGCCGACGTAGACGATCCCCTGCTCGGGATCGATCGCCGGGTTCGACATGATCACGCGGCCGGTCTCGAAGGACCACTCCTCGCTGCCGTCCTCGAGGTCGAGCCGGTAGAAGCGGCCGTCCCACGAGCCGGCGAAAGCCGCGCCGTCGTAGACCGGAATCGTCCCCTTGATCTGGGCGCCGAGGTGGAACCGACCGTCGGCCACCGGATCGCCGTCCGGGCCGTCCTCGCCGCCGGCCTGAAACGTCCAGGCGCGCTCGAGCGAGGGGAACTCCCAGGCGTAAACGACGCCGTCGTTCGAGCCCGACACGAGGCGGCCGGCGTCGCAGTCGATCGCCGGTGAGGGGTGGGGCATCCCCCAGATATCGTCGTCGTGCCAGGTCGGCCGACCGGTTTCGGCGTCGACCTCCCAGAGCGCGCCGCTGTTCGGGTTGCTGTACTCCGCCATGATGTACAGCGTCCCGTCGATGTAGGCGGGACTCGAGCCGATGGCGATCGAACCGTCGAAATCGCGGGGATTGGTCTGCCAGATCAGCTCCCCTGCGTCGATGTCGACGGCGTAGAGCGCGCCGTCGTAGCCGCCGATGTAGGCGGTGTCGCCGACGATCGCCGGCGTGCCGTGGAAGCCGAGACTCGTTCCGGCGTCCGTCTCGAGCATCCACCGGCGCTCGCCGTCGGGAGTCACGGCGTGGATTCGGCCGGTATCGCTGGCGATCAGGATCGTCTCGCCGTCGGGAGTCGGCCGCGGCGTGGACTTGGCCGCGGTGTGGCCGATCCGGTTGACCGGGAACTCCCAGTTGACGCTGACCGCGTCCGGCACCGTCTCTTCGGGGTAGTAACCGTACCGGCGCAAGCCGCGGCGAAACATCGAGATATCGTCGTCGACGGGACGGGGAACGGTCGGATCGCCGTCGTCGGCCGTCGCTCCCGCGCAGTCGGGGGTCGACCGGCCGTAGGCCGCACTACACCCGGCGAATCCGGCGATGCTGCCGGCGCCGACGGTCGCGAGCAGTTGTCGTCGCGTCGGTCGGTCCCCGGTAGCGCCGCACTCGCTAGAGTCTTCGTCGGTTTCGACCCCGATCCCGTCGCCGTCTCCGTCCATCGTGTCGAGGCGACGAACCGTTCCCCTATAGTGGTTCGGATCCCGCGGCTCACTTCTCGAGTCGACCGAGCCGCCAGAAAACCGTCCGGTAGGTCGTTTGAAGTCGTTACGTCACTCCTGCTGGGCGTCGACGACCGCCACGCCCGCCAGATTGACGATGTCCTTGACCTCGTCGCCGCGCTGGAGGACGTGGACCGGCTTGTCCATCCCGACCAGCATCGGGCCGATGGCGTCGGCACCGCCCAGCCGCTGGAGCAACTTGTAGCCGATGTTGCCCGACTCGAGGTTCGGGAAGACCAGCACGTTCGCGGGCTCCTCGAGTTCGGAGAAGCCGTAGGTGCCCTCGAGGATGTCCTCGACGACGGCGGTGTCGGCCTGCATCTCGCCGTCGACGGGGAAATCGGCCTCGGGATCGTCCTGGAGCATGCTCGCGGCGCGGCGAGGCTTGCGAGTGGCCTCGTTGTTGACGCTGCCGAAGTTCGAGTACGACAGCAGGGCCGCGCGCGGTTCGATGTTGAACCGGCGGGCGAGCTCGCCCGTCTGCTTGGTGACTTCCGCGAGCACCTCCTCGTCGGGGTTCTGGTTGACCGTCGCGTCGGCGACGAAGATCACGCGGTTCTTGAACGTCAGCATGTAGACCCCGGCGGCGTAGTCGACGTCCTCGGCGGTGCCGATGACCTGCAGCGGCGGACGCAGGGCGGAGGGGTAGTGGTGCGAGAGGCCGGTCAGGAGGGCGTCCGCGTCGCCCTGTTCGACCATCACGCTGCCGAAGTAGTTCGAGTCGCTCTCGATGAGTTCGCCGGCCTCGGTGCGGGTGATCCCCTTGCGCTGGCGGAGTTCGTGGAGCCGATCCGCGTACGCCTCGTAGTCGCCGACGGAGGGATCGGCGACCTGGGGCTCGAAGTCCAACCCGAGGTTCGCGGCCGTCGAGCGGATCTCGCTCTCGTCGCCGATGAGGATCGGCGCCGCGATGCCCTGCTCCTGGATCTGGTAGGCCGCGCGGATCATCTTCTCGTTTTCGCCCTCCGCGAGTGCGACCGTCTTGGGGTCGCTCTTGGCCTTGTTGAGGACGACGCGCATCATCTCCCGGGACTTGCCGAGGCGCGCCTCGAGTTCCTCCTCGTAGGCCTCGAGGTCGATCTCTGCGCGGGCGGCGCCGGACTCCATCGCGGCCTCGGCGATCGAGGGCGCGACGCGGAAGAGGACGCGCGGGTCGACGGGCTTGGGAATGATGTAGTCGGGGCCGTACTGCAGGGGTTCGTCGCCGTAGGCCTTGACGACGGCGTCGGGGACGTCCTCGCGGGCGAGTTCGGCCAGCGCCTCGGCGCAGGCGACTTTCATCTCCTCGTTGATCTCGGTGGCGCGGACGTCCAGCGCGCCGCGGAAGATGAACGGGAAGCCGAGGACGTTGTTGACCTGGTTCGGATAGTCCGAGCGCCCGGTGGCCATGATGACCGTGTCGTCGCGGGCGTCCTTGGCCTCCTCGTAGCCGATCTCCGGATCGGGGTTGGCCATCGCGAAGATGATCGGGTTGTCCGCCATCGAGCGGACCATGTCCTGCGAGACGATGCCGCCGACCGAGAGACCGACGAACACGTCGGCACCCTCCATCGCATCCGCGAGGTCTCCCTCGGGGAGATCGCGGGCGAACTGCCGCTTGTACTCGTTGAGGTCGCCGCGCTCGGCGCGCTCGGTCGTAATAATCCCCGAGGAGTCACACATCGTGATGTTCTCCTTCTCGACGCCCAGCGAAACGTAGAAGCGGGCGGAGGCGATCGCGCTCGCGCCGGCGCCGGAGAAGACGACCTCGAGGTCCTCGAGGTCCTTCCCGGCGATGTCGGCCGCGTTGATGAGCGCGGCGCCGGAGATAATCGCGGTGCCGTGCTGGTCGTCGTGGAAGATCGGGATGTCCGTCTCCTCGCGCAGGCGCTCCTCGATCGTGAAGCACTCGGGGGCCTTGATGTCCTCGAGATTGATCCCGCCGAAGGTCGGCTCCATCATCTTGACGGCCTCGACGAACTTGTGGGGGTCGGCCTCGTCGAGTTCGATGTCGAAGACGTCGATGTCGGCGAAGCGCTTGAACAGCACTCCTTTTCCTTCCATGACGGGTTTGGAGGCCTGCGCGCCGATGTCTCCGAGGCCGAGCACGGCCGAGCCGTTCGAGACGACGCCGACGAGGTTGCCCTTCGCCGTGTACGTGTAGGCGTCGCTCTCGTTCTCGTCGATCTCGAGGCAGGGTGCGGCCACGCCGGGCGAGTACGCCAGCGAGAGGTCCCGCTGGGTGTTCGTCGGCTTGGTCGTCGAAATCTCGATTTTACCGGGCGGATCCGTGCGGTGATACTCGAGTGAGTCCTCGTCTAGTCCCATATACCGTGACAGCGACGGCCACCATTAAAAATAATGTGGAGGAAGGGTTCGACAGATGTCGATACATTCGGGCGACCGACGGCCGATTCCCGGAGTCGACCGTTTTATACGCGCCGCGCCAGTGACGTGGGATATGGACGTCGCGCTTGGTGGGACGTTCGACCCCGTTCACGACGGCCACCGCCGGCTGTTCGACCGGGCGTTCGAACTCGGAGACGTGACCGTCGGGCTGACGAGCGACGACCTCGCGCCGAAGACGCGACACGTCGAGCGACACGTCAGACCGTACGCGGAACGAGAGGCGGCGCTCGAAGACGAACTCGAGGCCTTCGCCGCGGAGTACGACCGCGAGTTCGAGATTCGTCCCCTCGAGAATCCGACCGGAATCGCGACCGAACCGCAGTTCGACTACCTCGTCGTCTCGCCGGAGACCCGCGACGGCGGCGAACGGATCAACGAACTCCGTCGGGAACGGGGCCACGAGCCGCTCGAGGTCGTCGTCGTCCCCCACGTCGAAGCCGAGGACGGAGACGTCATCTCGAGCACCCGGATCGTGAAGGGGGAGATCGACGAGCACGGAAACGTGCTCGAGGACGCAGACGACGAGAGTGACAGTGACGGCATTCGAGCGGGTGATCCAGACGCCGAAGAAGGCACAGACAACACCTGACCGCCGACGGCTTCCGAATCAGTTCCTTTTTACGCGACGGCGGGGAATTCCAGCACATGAGCTTCGAGGAAGACGATCGCGTCGTTCTGCACGACGAGCACAGCGAGTTCGACGGCGAGACCGGTACCGTCACCCAGACGATGGAATCGATGTTCGGCGACGTCACCTACACCGTCAGCTTCGAGGACGGACAGGAGACCGGCATCCCCGAGGACGCCCTCGAGGCGGCCGAGGAGGACGCCGACGACGAAGACGAGGAATAACGACCGCCGAGACGCGACCGGCTCCGACCGTCCGCCTCGCGTCGTCGGTAGCGGACCGCATTGACGCTCACAGTTCCCGAATCGTAGATGCCACAGATACCGCTTCACTACGTCGACTTACGGACGTTCTGCTACGCCACTGAGGACGAAAAGCGCGTCGAGGAGGCGCTGCGAACCTTCCTTCCCGACCGCGAGGACGACGACGAGCCGTTCCCGATCGAGCGCGCCGAGAGCGAGGGCCACTACGGCGACCGCATCCTCGTCCTCTCGGCCCGCGTGGAGAACGCCGACGACATCCGCCACGTCCTCTCGCGGCTCGCCGACCTCGAGTCGTTCGACGACCTAATGGACGAACTCGACGAGCGGGTGACCGAGAACACCGAACTCTTCCTGCGACTGGACAAGCAGGCCGCCTTCGCGGGCGACGTGCGACTCGGCGACGGCATCACCTTCCGCGGGAAGGTCGAGGCCTACCCCGCCAAGAAGGAGAAAGCCGTCGCGAACGCCGAGGAGGTCCTCGAGCGACTGCGCGAACAGACCCACGACTAGACCGGGTCGCCGTCGACTGTTTTCGGATACTGTCCGTCCGGTGCCGCTGCGAGCCACACACCGCACCTTCCGGTGTCGAAGCTCTTTTGACTGGCCAGTCAGTAAGTCAGATGGACTCGAGCCGAATGAGCGAGGAGACGATCGACGGCATCATGGACGCGACGTACCGGGCGCTCTGCGAGCACGGGTACGCGGAGTTGACGATGCAGGATATCGCCGCGAAATCGACCAAGAGCAAGGGGACGCTTCACTACCACTTCGACGGCAAGCAGGAGTTGCTCGAGGCTTTCCTCGAGCACCTGCTCGAGCGGTTCGAGGAGCGAACCGAAACGGTCCCCGGCGAGACGCCCGCCGAGCGACTCCACGCGTTCGTCGACGAACTGCTGTCGTCCGCGGACGACGACTCGGCGACGGCGTTCCGGACGGCGATGCTGGAGATCAAGGCCCAGTCGCCGTACGACGAGGCCTATCAGGAGCGACTCGCGGCGTTCGATCAGCGGCTCCGCGATCGGATCGCCGGCTTCGTCGCGGACGGCGTGGCAGCCGGCGAGTTTCGCGATGACGTCGACCCCGAAGCGACGGGCGAGTTTCTCGTCACCGTTTTCCACGGCGCCCAGACGCGGGCGGCGGCGGTCGATCGGTCGCCGGAGCGGACGAAGGAGTACGTGCACGCGTACATCGACGAAGCGCTCTGTGCAGACGACGGCGGTAGCGGTGGCGCCAACGGCGACGATACGGACGACTCAGCCGCGATCGGCGAACCGGAGGGATCACGATGAGTCTCCTCGGGCGCCTGCTCGCATGGGTCCGGGCGCAGGTCGAACGCGTTTCCGGGCTGTTCAAGGGACCCGACGAGGTCGATCTGACCTCCGGCGGAATCGCCAAGCCACTCTTCTTCCTCTCGCTGCCGATCGTCGTCACGAACCTGCTACAGACCGCCTACAACCTCATCGACACCTTCTGGCTCGGCCAGTACAGCACGACCGCGCTGGCGGCGATCAGCTTCGCGTTTCCGATGGTCTTCCTGCTCATCTCGGTCGGGATGGGGCTGTCGGTCGCCGGGAGCGTCCTCGTCGCCCAGCACATCGGCGCCGGCGAAGAGGCAGAGGCGGAGTACGCCGCGTCCCAGACCGTCGTGCTGTCGATCGTCGGCGCGACGCTCATCGGGCTCGTCGGCTACGGGCTCGTCGACGACCTGCTCGCACTGCTCGGCGCGTCCGAGGCCGTCCTACCGCCCGCGACCGCGTACATGCAGGTCATCTCGCTCGGGATGGCCTTCATGTTCGGCTTCTTCGTCTTCATCGCGCTCATGCGCGGGTACGGGGACACCGTCACGCCGATGCTCGTGATGTTCGGCTCGGTGGTGCTCAACGTCGTCCTCGACCCGTTCCTGATCTTCGGCTGGGGGGTGTTCCCCGAACTCGGCATTCAAGGTGCGGCCGTCGCGACCGTCTTCTCGAGGGCGCTCGCGCTCGTCGTGGGGCTGGCGATCATGTTCCGCGGCCGGCGGGGGGTTCAGATCCGGCTCGAGCAGATGTGGCCGGATCTCTCGTTCGCGAAAAAGCTCGTCGGAATCGGCTTCCCGGCGTCGATCGAGGGAATGGGCCGCGCACTGTCGATCAATCTGCTGCTGGTGATCGTCGCGCTCTTCCCGGATACGGTCGTCGCTGCCTACGGCGTCGGGACGCGCGTGTTCTCGGTCATCTTCCTCCCGGCCGTCGCGGTCGCCCGCGGCGTCGAGACCATGACCGGGCAGAACATCGGCGCGGGCGAACCGGACCGCGCGAAGGCGGCAGCCGATTTCGCCGCCCGAACGATGTTCCTCATCCTCGGCGCGCTCGGCGTCGTCGCGTGGGTCGCCGCGGATCCGATCATCGCCGCGTTCACCGACAACGCCGAGGTCGTCGACATCGGCGTCACCTTCCTCCGATACGTCGCGCCGACGTTCGGGTTCATCGGGATCATGCGCTCCTATAACGGGAGCTTCCGCGGCGCCGGCAAGACCCTCACCGCGGCGGGAATCGTCATCGTCATCTACGCGCTGATCCGGCTCCCCGTCGCTGCCGGCCTCGCGCAGACGGGGCTCGGATCCCGCGGCATCTGGATCGCCTTCGCCGTCTCGAACGTCCTCGGCGCCGGACTCGCCTACGCCTGGTACCGCCGCGGCACCTGGCGCGACGCCGACGTCAGAGGCTCCGCACCCGGCCCGGGGCCGGGCCTGCAGGTCGGCGACGACCGCGACCTCGAGGCCGACGCGGACGCGGAGGTCGGTGCCGATGACTAACTCGAAGGGGAACGCGGCGACGACTGCCAGCCCCGCACCACTAAAGTATCTCTGCCGCGACAGCACCGAGCACCGGACCATAATGGAGAGCGACAGCTCGAAGCAAAGGCGTCGGGGGATCGAGACGGACGACCAGCGGCGCCGTTCCGCTCTGCGGGTTCGCGACGCGAGGTGGTAACCGATGGTCGAAGCCGTCTCGATCGACATCCTGAGCCTCCTGCTGGTGCTCACCGTCGCGTGGATCTTCGGCGCGGTCGCCGAGCGGCTCGGTTACCCGACGATGATGGGCGAACTGTTCGCCGGCATCGTCTTCGGCCCGCCGCTGCTGGGACTGCTCCACGGCTCGGCGCTGTTGAGTAATCTCGCGGATCTGGGCGTGTTCCTCCTGATGGTCTTCGTCGGGATGGAGGTCGACCTGCGCGAGCTGTTCCGGCTCGGCCCCCAGTCGCTGCTGATCGCCTTCGGCGCGTTCGTCATCCCGTTCGGGCTGGGCTACGTCGCGGGCGTCTGGCTCGGCGTCTCTACGGGCGCAGCGCTGTTTTTGGGCCTCGCGATGGCCGCCACCTCGCTGGCCACGAAGTCGCGCATCCTCGCCGACCTCGATTTGCTCGACACGCGGATCGCGAACGTGCTCCTCGGCGGCGCGCTGGCTTCCGACGTGGGCGTCCTTGTCGCCTTCGCGGGCGTCGACAGCTACGTGACGGCGGGGGAACTCGACCCGACCGAGATCGCACTGATCCTCGGACAAACGCTCGCTTTCTTCGTGATCACTCTCGTCATCGGCTACCGGTTCCTGCCGGTCGCGTGGCACTTCATCGAGCGCCAGCGCGAACGGTACGGGTTCGTCGACCGGACGACCGCGTTCACCTTCGCCCTGCTGGTCTCGCTGCTGTTCGCGCAACTCGCCACGCTCGCGGACCTGCACATGATCATCGGCGGCTTCATGGCGGGGATGTTCCTCCGACAGGCCGACGTCGAGCCCGATCTCTACGAGCACATGCACACCGTCATGTACGACCTCGCGATGGGGTTGTTCGCGCC is drawn from Halopiger aswanensis and contains these coding sequences:
- a CDS encoding RNA-binding protein codes for the protein MPQIPLHYVDLRTFCYATEDEKRVEEALRTFLPDREDDDEPFPIERAESEGHYGDRILVLSARVENADDIRHVLSRLADLESFDDLMDELDERVTENTELFLRLDKQAAFAGDVRLGDGITFRGKVEAYPAKKEKAVANAEEVLERLREQTHD
- a CDS encoding DUF1918 domain-containing protein produces the protein MSFEEDDRVVLHDEHSEFDGETGTVTQTMESMFGDVTYTVSFEDGQETGIPEDALEAAEEDADDEDEE
- a CDS encoding TetR/AcrR family transcriptional regulator; the protein is MSEETIDGIMDATYRALCEHGYAELTMQDIAAKSTKSKGTLHYHFDGKQELLEAFLEHLLERFEERTETVPGETPAERLHAFVDELLSSADDDSATAFRTAMLEIKAQSPYDEAYQERLAAFDQRLRDRIAGFVADGVAAGEFRDDVDPEATGEFLVTVFHGAQTRAAAVDRSPERTKEYVHAYIDEALCADDGGSGGANGDDTDDSAAIGEPEGSR
- a CDS encoding MATE family efflux transporter, with translation MSLLGRLLAWVRAQVERVSGLFKGPDEVDLTSGGIAKPLFFLSLPIVVTNLLQTAYNLIDTFWLGQYSTTALAAISFAFPMVFLLISVGMGLSVAGSVLVAQHIGAGEEAEAEYAASQTVVLSIVGATLIGLVGYGLVDDLLALLGASEAVLPPATAYMQVISLGMAFMFGFFVFIALMRGYGDTVTPMLVMFGSVVLNVVLDPFLIFGWGVFPELGIQGAAVATVFSRALALVVGLAIMFRGRRGVQIRLEQMWPDLSFAKKLVGIGFPASIEGMGRALSINLLLVIVALFPDTVVAAYGVGTRVFSVIFLPAVAVARGVETMTGQNIGAGEPDRAKAAADFAARTMFLILGALGVVAWVAADPIIAAFTDNAEVVDIGVTFLRYVAPTFGFIGIMRSYNGSFRGAGKTLTAAGIVIVIYALIRLPVAAGLAQTGLGSRGIWIAFAVSNVLGAGLAYAWYRRGTWRDADVRGSAPGPGPGLQVGDDRDLEADADAEVGADD
- a CDS encoding phosphate signaling complex PhoU family protein — its product is METRKVQVTGGSTYTVSLPKDWATDNGVSSGTTVEFYPEDDSLLLTPQSESERQEGTLDVSDLEGERLTRAVMTMYVSGFDIIRLEAGRITTDQRRAIRDATQSLVGVEVLEETNDSVVIQDLLDSSELSIVNAVSRMRLIATSMLADAVTALVENDDDIALDVIERDDDVDRLWLVVSRIFRATLRSPRAAEELGVPREDCFDFHSSARQLERVADHAAKISNLALKLDEIPEDVAEALTALHNDASDVLEKSMDALFADDSSEANELGHAARQAVLEIDEHTRRIDDMLRDLAPVQAQSLGLIVDSLSRSADYGGNIAETALQKAAPRP
- a CDS encoding NADP-dependent malic enzyme, which translates into the protein MGLDEDSLEYHRTDPPGKIEISTTKPTNTQRDLSLAYSPGVAAPCLEIDENESDAYTYTAKGNLVGVVSNGSAVLGLGDIGAQASKPVMEGKGVLFKRFADIDVFDIELDEADPHKFVEAVKMMEPTFGGINLEDIKAPECFTIEERLREETDIPIFHDDQHGTAIISGAALINAADIAGKDLEDLEVVFSGAGASAIASARFYVSLGVEKENITMCDSSGIITTERAERGDLNEYKRQFARDLPEGDLADAMEGADVFVGLSVGGIVSQDMVRSMADNPIIFAMANPDPEIGYEEAKDARDDTVIMATGRSDYPNQVNNVLGFPFIFRGALDVRATEINEEMKVACAEALAELAREDVPDAVVKAYGDEPLQYGPDYIIPKPVDPRVLFRVAPSIAEAAMESGAARAEIDLEAYEEELEARLGKSREMMRVVLNKAKSDPKTVALAEGENEKMIRAAYQIQEQGIAAPILIGDESEIRSTAANLGLDFEPQVADPSVGDYEAYADRLHELRQRKGITRTEAGELIESDSNYFGSVMVEQGDADALLTGLSHHYPSALRPPLQVIGTAEDVDYAAGVYMLTFKNRVIFVADATVNQNPDEEVLAEVTKQTGELARRFNIEPRAALLSYSNFGSVNNEATRKPRRAASMLQDDPEADFPVDGEMQADTAVVEDILEGTYGFSELEEPANVLVFPNLESGNIGYKLLQRLGGADAIGPMLVGMDKPVHVLQRGDEVKDIVNLAGVAVVDAQQE
- a CDS encoding PQQ-binding-like beta-propeller repeat protein, producing MDGDGDGIGVETDEDSSECGATGDRPTRRQLLATVGAGSIAGFAGCSAAYGRSTPDCAGATADDGDPTVPRPVDDDISMFRRGLRRYGYYPEETVPDAVSVNWEFPVNRIGHTAAKSTPRPTPDGETILIASDTGRIHAVTPDGERRWMLETDAGTSLGFHGTPAIVGDTAYIGGYDGALYAVDIDAGELIWQTNPRDFDGSIAIGSSPAYIDGTLYIMAEYSNPNSGALWEVDAETGRPTWHDDDIWGMPHPSPAIDCDAGRLVSGSNDGVVYAWEFPSLERAWTFQAGGEDGPDGDPVADGRFHLGAQIKGTIPVYDGAAFAGSWDGRFYRLDLEDGSEEWSFETGRVIMSNPAIDPEQGIVYVGSDDHHVYALDTDTGEELWSADVNGRVIGSITATAETILVGSYDTHLYALDRETGERRWRVENRGHVTGGAIPRDGRIYYAERGAFSNYYDDDEETVLETPGHAYCLVADE
- a CDS encoding phosphopantetheine adenylyltransferase, translated to MDVALGGTFDPVHDGHRRLFDRAFELGDVTVGLTSDDLAPKTRHVERHVRPYAEREAALEDELEAFAAEYDREFEIRPLENPTGIATEPQFDYLVVSPETRDGGERINELRRERGHEPLEVVVVPHVEAEDGDVISSTRIVKGEIDEHGNVLEDADDESDSDGIRAGDPDAEEGTDNT
- the pstB gene encoding phosphate ABC transporter ATP-binding protein PstB — protein: MGAGSGGVEMPNTDKPLGSPRVDNAVIEARDLDVYYGDDQALHGINMDIPEKGVTALIGPSGCGKSTFLRSINRMNDLIDIARVEGDLFFRGKNVYDEDVDPVALRRKIGMVFQKPNPFPKSIYDNVAYGLRVQGMEDDVDEQVHTALERAALLEEVEDQLDSSGLDLSGGQQQRLCIARAIAPDPEVILMDEPASALDPVATSKIEDLVEELAEEYTVVIVTHNMQQAARISDKTAVFLTGGHLVEFDDTDKIFENPESDRVEDYITGKFG
- a CDS encoding 30S ribosomal protein S8e, whose translation is MQDQGRSTRKRTGGRLKNVRKRRKDELGRLPTETQVGEPRFRTIDVHGNGTKTRALATDVASVNKGGETVSAEIEDVVENEANPNYVRRNIITKGAVIETSEGRARVTSRPGQTGQVNAVLLDE